The sequence TGCAGCCTGTCAATGCTCACCTGGGGCTGCCGCAGGAACATAGTCCGTGGATGCATCTGTTCCACACGCTGACCGAGCGGCGCTACCTGATGGCCTTCGCCACCACCTCGCTGCTGACCACCGGCGGCTTCATGCTGATGCCCTTCGGCAGCGCGTATGCCGTCAACAACCTTGGCATCAGCCTGCACGACCTGCCGACGGTCTATCTGGTGACGGGCTTATGCACCATCTTCATGGGCCCCTTGATCGGCAAGGCCGCGGATGCCTTCGGCAAATTCAGGGTGTTCATGCTGGGTACCGCGCTGTCGATCACCATGGTGCTGATCTATACTCATCTCGGCCCGACCTCATTGGTGGGCTTGATTGTGGTCAATGCGATTCTGTTCGTCGGCATCTTCTCGCGCATGATTCCCTACCAGGCGCTGGTGTCGTCGGTGCCGTCGGCGACACAGCGCGGCTCGTTCAGCGCCATCAGCGCCTCCATCCAGCAACTGTCGGGCGGTGTTGCTTCGGTCGTCGCCGGCCACATCGTCACGCTCGGGGCGGACGGCAAGCTGCAGCATTTCGACGTGCTGGGCTACGTATTGGTCGGCACCTCGCTGGCAGCCTTGCTGCTGCTGTGGCGTCTTCAGCGCAGCCTCGGCAACGTGGCGACGCCGTTGCCGGCAGCGGCTCCTTAATACAAAGGCTTGTTCAGATTTCTCTGTGGGCAAGAGGGAGATTATCCTTGCCAGGAGGTAGGGTGGGCACGCTTCTGTGCCCACGCGGATACCGCTACAGCGTGGGCACAGAAGCGTGCCCACCCTACGCACTGCTCCTTGATCGCGAAAAAAAAGCCAGCCGATGAGGGCTGGCTTTTTTTCGCGATCAAGGATATTCCCTGCGTTGCTAAGGTGCAGCAGTCGCCGCCGGCGTACGTGGCGGCGCGTTCTTCACGTAAGTGTCGAACCAGCGCAGCATCTCATACACCAGCTGCTCGTTCGATTCCTTGGCAGCATACCAGTGCGGCTCATGCGGCAGCATGACCAGACGCGTGGTGCCGCCGTTGCCGCGGATCGCTTCGTACAGTTTGCTGGCCTGCAGCGGCGTGGTGCCGGGATTGGCATCGTCGGCGCCATGCACGATGAGGATGGGCAGTTTCATCTTGTCGGCGTAGAAGAAGGGTGAAACCTTCAGGTACACGTCCTGCGCTTCCCACACCGAACGCTGCTCGCTCTGGAAGCCGAACGGCGTCAGCGTCTTGTTGTAGGAGCCGCTGGTGGCGACGCCGGCGCGGAACAGATCCGAATGCGCCAGCAGGTTGGCTGTCATCAGCGCGCCATGGCTGTGGCCGGTGACGCCGATGCGCTCGGGATCGGCCACGCCCAGCCGCACTGCTTCGTCAACAGCGGCCTTGGCGTCGGCCACCAGTTGTTCCATATAGGTGTCGTAGGCCTTCTTCGGATCGCCGACGATAGGGAAGGCGGCGTTATCGATGATGGCGTAGCCCGCCAGCAGCAGCAAGCGATACTGGCGCAGGCGCGTGAAGGTCTCTTGCGAGCCGGTGGTCTGGCCTGCCTTGGAAGCATCGGCGTAGTCGAGCGGATAGGCGTACAGGATGGTCGGCACGCGCTGGCCTTCCTGGTAGCCGGGTGGTGTGTACAAGGTGAACGACAAATCCAGGCCGTCGGCGCGTTTGTATTTCACCAGGCGTTTCTTGATCTGGCGCACCACAGGCGTCGGATCAGGAATATGGGTGATGGCGGCGCTGCTCGAGGCGACGGCAGCTTCGCCGGCGGCGGCGTCAAGCGGCGCGCCGACAGTGCGCAGGAAGGCATTCGGCGGATCCATCACCGACTGGCGCCAGGTCAGGAAATTCTGCGCCCCTTCTCCCGCGAACCCCAGGAACTGCTCATACGAGGATTTGTCGCTGCGGAACAGGCGTTCCGATTTCAGCGTCTTCAGGTCGAGCTTGTCGAGGAACGGGCGGTCGCCTTGGGGCGAAGCGCCGGCGCCGCTGAGGAAGATCGCGTCGCCATCCTGGCGCAGCACCGCGGCGCCGTTAGGCAACAGGCGCCGAACCGGGCTGCCCGGATTCGCATATTTCTCGTCGGTCGACAGATCCCACAGCAAGCGCGGTTTCTGCTGTGCGTCGTCGACATTGATCAGGAAGCTGCGCCGCCAGTGGCGGTTGAAATCGTAGTCGGTCAACAGCGCAAGATCCGGATGTTCGGTCCAGGAGATGCCGACATAGCGTTGCTCGGTGCGGGTGAATTCCAGCGGTGCGGCATCGAACGGCGCCTTGGACAGCATCAGCTTGTCGCGCGCCGGCACCTTGACCTTCCAGTCGCCGCCGTCGAGCGCTTCGGCCCAGATCAGGGTCGCCGGGTCGGTAGAGCGCCAGGTAAAGTCGCGCGGTCCGAGCGCTACGCCGCCGATCGGTACCCGGTCTGCCAGCGGCAGCGAGGCGATCTGATGCACGGCGATGCTGGGACGCTTGGCGAGATCCCAGACTTCCACCTGGTGCGGGAAGCGGTCGAAGGTGGTGACATAGGAATAAGGCTTGCGGATAGCGCTGACCAGCACATGCCGTCCATCCGGCGCCGCTTCCACCGTTTCGTAACGGCCGACGGCGCCGACTGGCGTCACCGCCAGGCTGCCGGCATCCACCAGCGCCAGTTGCGCCGCTGCGTAGTAATCGAACAGATCCTCATCGTGCTGGTTGCCCAGCGTATCGCGGTTTTCATAGGTGCTGCTCTGTCCCTTGCCGCCATCCGATTCCTGGATGCTGGGGCCGGCCGGGATCACCGGTTCCGGCGGCGGCGGACCCATGCGCGCGGGAACCAGCTTGACCAGCAAGGTTTTCTGGTCAGGCATCCATTGCAGCTGGTCTTCCAGCATCGGGTTCAGGTGCGCGCCCGGCACGCGCCGGATGGCGCCGCTGCTGGCGTCGCCAACCCACAGGTCGACCGAATCGGCGGTGATGTTTTCAAAGGCGAAGCGTTTGCCGTCGGCGCTCCACAGCGGCCGGCCTGGGCAGGCGTCGGCTGGAAGGGCGATACGGGTCTGCGCGCCATCCGGGACATGCACCAGTTCAAAGCTGCTGGCGCAAGGCGTGATGCCATAGCCGCCCGGGGTGTCGTGCTTGCTGTGGTTCTTCGGTTCGACGCGCACCCCAGCCAGCCGCAGGAACGGCGCCGCCACCCGGGAAATCGACGGGTAGTCCTGCCAGGACACCAGCAGCATGCGGTCGTGGGTTGGGCTCAGCACTGGCATAGGCGGCGATGGCGCGCGCATGACGTCGAGAATGTTCTTGGGCGGCTGGCTGTAGCCGGCGGCGGAACTGGCCGCTGGCGTTGACGTTGGGGCCGCCGGTGCTGCCATCGCAGCAGACGTGACGCCGGCCGCCAGCAGCGTGACCCAGAGACAGGTCAGGGGGGATTTTATTGCCATTAGTGTCCTCAGTTTTGTTTCGGATGCAATATGGGGTCTGTCAACTTGGTATGTGACCCTATTGATATTGCCATTCGAGACTGAAAAAGGGGCCATCTTTAGCGATTTTTTTAACAATTCGATGCGCCATCGGCAATGACGGTATGCGTGTCTCGGGTCCGGCCGCATGAAATCCAGTACGGATTTGACAATGGCGAGTGACGTGATAATATACGTTCCATATATGAATCGTATAAATAAAGGGTCATCATGGGCATCGTTAAAATCTCCGATCTAATGCACGACAACCTGCGCACCGCGAGCGACGCGCTGAGCCGCTCCATCAACGCCCAGGCCGAACACTGGATGCGTATCGGCATGCTGTCCGAACTGCATCCAGGGCTCTGCCACGGCGATATCTGTCAGCTGATGATGCGCGCCAAGCAGGCTGGCGACCAAAGCCTGGCGTTCTTCACGCAAGAGCTTGCGCCCCCGGTGACGGCGGCGCCGAAAGTAGCGCGCAGGGTGGTGCGATGAGCCGCGCGGGTCAGATCAAGTCGGCGGCGGACATCGCCAAGCTGCGTATCGCCGGCGCCCTGGCTGCCGATGTCTTGCTGATGATCGCGGAACATGTAAAACCGGGCGTCACCACGGATGAGCTGGATCGGCTGTGCCATGACTACATCGTCAATGTGCAAAAGGTGATACCGGCCAATGTCGGCTACCACGGCTTTCCGAAAACGGTATGCATTTCGGTCAACGACGTGATCTGCCACGGCATCCCGTCAGAGCAGGAAGTCTTGAAGGATGGCGACATCGTCAATATCGACGTTGCCGTCATCGCCGACGGCTGGTTCGGCGACACCAGCCGCATGTATTTCGTCGGCGAGCCCAGCGCGCTGGCGCGCCGGCTGGTCAACACCACTTACGAGGCGATGTGCGCCGGCATCCGGCAAGTGCGCCCCGGCGCCACGCTGGGCGACGTCGGCCATGCGATCCAGAGCGTGGCGCAGCGGGAAAAATTCAGCATCGTGCGCGAATATTGCGGGCACGGCATCGGCCAGATCTATCACGAAGACCTGCAGGTGCTGCACTACGGTAATCCGGGCGAAGGGTTGCGCCTGAAGCCTGGCATGGTCTTCACCATCGAACCGATGCTCAATGCCGGCAAGCGCGAAACCCAGGAGCTGGACGACGGCTGGACCGTGGTCACGCGCGATCATTCCTTGTCGGCGCAGTGGGAGCACATGGTGGCGGTGACGGACAATGGCTTTGAAGTGCTGACGCCGTGGCCGGATGGCACCGGCGCCTATCCGGCGATTGCCTGACGGCTTTAGCGGCTTCAGTCGCTGCCCGACAGCAGCGCAATCCTGGCCGGCAACTCGGTTTTCAGGAATTCGATATACGCCCGCACGGCAGGTACTACGCCGCGCCGGGTAGGGAATACCAGGCGCACCTGGCCCGCCGGCGGGCGCCAATCCGGCAACACGCGTTGCAGCGATCCTTGCGCCAGCTCTTCCGAGCAGATGTGGCAGGGCAGGGCGGTCACGCCCATGTGCGCCAGCGCCGCCTTTTTCAGGAGCCGGATGTTGTCGCTTCTCATGCGCGCCTTCAACTTGACGATCTGCTGTGCGCCGGCCTGGTTCTGCAGGCGCCAGGCCGGTGCGTCGTCCTCCATGCCGAAGACCAACGCGTCCAGCGTGGCCAGCTCGGCCGGGGATGACAGCTGTCCGGCGTGCGCCATGAAAGACGGGCTCGCAAAAAGTCCCCAAGGCGTCGCGCACAAATTGGCCTGGACCAGGCTGGAACTCTCTAGCGGCAGGGAGTTGATGCGCAAAGCGACGTCGATTCTTTCTTCGATCAGGTCAACGTTGCGATTGGTAATTTGCGTCATGACCTGGACCTTGGGAAACTTGGCCATGAAGCGCGGCAAAAGATCGCTCAGCACCAGATCGACCATGCCGTCGGGCGCGCTGACGCGTATCGTCCCTACCGGTTCGACCAGGGTGCGCAGCACCACATCTTCGGCGGCCTGTGCTTCGGCGATCATCGCCACGCAACGCTGGTAGAACTCGGCGCCGACGTCGGTCAGCGCGATCCGGCGCGAGGTCCGGTGCAGCAGGCGGACGCCGAGCAATTTCTCCAGTTCCGCGATGCGCCGGCTCAGCCTGGATTTCGGTATGTCCAGGGCATCTGCCGCCGCGGTGAAGCCGCCGTGGTCGGCTACCTGGACAAAGAAATACAGATCGTTCAGGTCGATAGTCAGTTTGCTCATCAAAAGTTCCGCCTTTATCGTTCTATATACAGAACGGAAGATCGCATTTTAGCTAATTTATCTTCATTTTCTTTGAGCATAGTATCGATCTCACGGTAAGACATGCTGGAAATAAGCCTCCCCCACAATGCCGACACCGTCGCCATCCCGGCTCATACTTTTACTGAAAGCACAAAATGAACATCTCGAAAATTCTCATCACCGCAGCGCTTGCCGCTGCTGCAGGCTCCGCTCTTGCTGAAGCGGCTTATCCACCCGAAGCGCCTTTTGTCTCGAGCAAGACACGCGCGCAAGTCATCGCTGAACTGGAACAGGCGCGCGCCGATGGCAGCATGAATTACGCGGCCTCCGCCTACCCGGTGCTGCTGCCGGTCGCATCGACCACCACCCGCGCCGAGGTCAAGGCGGAGCTGAAGTCTGATGTGCCGGTTGCCAATCGCGAGCTGGACGAATTGCACGATTATGTTGGCCATTGATCGACCATCAAGCAAGCCAAGTGGCGATGCGCAGCTAGCATCGCCACCGCATTGAACCACGTTTTACCGTTAGCCTCGGCAACTGAGCCCATCTTCATTTGAACACCAAAAAACCATGCAAACTTCTCCCGCACTGTATCGCGTCGGCCGCATCCTGTTGGCTTCATTGTTCGTCATTTCGGGCACGCTCAAGATCGTCGATTTTTCCGGCGTGGCAGGTTATATGGAGCGGATCGGCGTGCCGTTCGCCACGCTGGCGGTGCTGGCCGCGATACTGTTTGAGCTTGGCGGCGGGCTGGCGATCCTGAGCGGCTGGCGCGTCCGTCCGGTGGCTGTGGCGGTGGCCGTGTTTACGGCAATCGCAACGCTGACCGCGCATCGCTTCTGGCAAGCCGATCCTGCCGCCATGCAGAACCAACTCAACCATTTCCTGAAGAATATCGCCATCATCGGCGCACTGCTGATGATGGCAGCAAGGGATGACGCGGCTGCGGCAAAAAAGTAAGACAACGGCATGGCCACGCTGCAAGGCCGGACTTGCAGTCCGCAGCGCTTATGCCGCAGGGAGCGTATGCCTGGTAGGCGTCACTTCTTCGTGATAGTGCAAGCCAGCCTGGGTCGACGACATCAGCGCGGCATTGGCCAGGATGGTTTCGGTCACCAGCACGGGTTTGGCGGGATCATGCCAGCAAGCGAAGGCAGAGTTCCGGTTGCCATGCAGGTCGACGATCTTCCTTTTTGCTTCAGCGTAGGAAGCGCCGGGCCTGGGCGGAGACGGGAACACCTTGGGCGGCAGCACGATGGCGTCGCCTGGCGCCAGCCACAGATCAGCCAAGGAAATTTCATTCACGTAGGGGCGCCAGCGGGCGACGCTGATGACCAGCGGGCGGCTATCCTGTGAAAAAAACACGTGAGGGAAATTGTGGAATTCCAGGTCGGTAGGGTTGTAGGTCAGCAGTTCGCGCCGCCGCGCGGCTTCCAGGTAGGGCGATTGATGTCCCGCCCATTTGCCATAGCTGAATTTTGAGCAGACCAGGGCTTCGTATTCAAAGCGTACGCATTCGCCGTTTCTGAGCAGGGTCATGCCGAATGCTTGTGCGGTTTCTGGCGTCGCCCTCAAGGCCTCGTAGTGGACTTCCGGCGCCTTGAAGTCAAACAAGGTGACTGCGTAGGATGCGTCGGGAACAGGTTTTTCCCTGTGCGTGATGCCGGTGTATCTGGTCCCTCGCTCGAGGTCGGGATTTTCCGGCGCCATCTCGATAAGCGTTCCTTTTCTATCGTGCAGGTGCTCGGGATGGCCGCGCTCGTTATACAGATAGGAAAAGGTTTTGGGGTCGGGGAGCGGAAACGGGCTGCCGTCCAGGATGAAGACGATCGGATCGAAGATGTTCGGGGCCACAAGTTTGCTCCGGCTTTAGGCGAAACGGTGAATAAACTCAAGGCGTCGATATTACCTCAGCATGGCGCTGCCTTGCGGCGCTTGCACGGCAACAGCAAAGAATCCCCCATCCTGGCAAACCGGCAAACCGGCAAACCGGCAAACCGGCATTTTCAGAGATAGGGGAGGTGGCCTGCCAGCAAGCAGGCCCGCAGATTACGAATTAATCTGGAAAGTGCAGGCATTCACATCGCCGCCGGTGCCTGTGCACGACACTTTAAAAGCGCCTTTCGGCTCGCAGCTGATGCTCTGGCCATTGCTGCCTCGGAGCGGGCAGCTGAAATTGATCGTGATGACAGCGTTGCCGAGTTGCCAAGTTGCAGTGCCTTCCGTGCCGGATGGCGAGCTGTCCCGGCCTTGCGAGCCGAAACGGCCGGTACTGAAGCTAGCGACATCGACCGGCGATTGCATCCATTTGCCCCAGGACAGATCAGAGCTTTTGAGGATCATCGGATGCGCTGTGAAATTGCTAACGGTTCCCTGGACCTGCAGGCGTTCATAGGTGACTTTGACGTCGGTGGCAGACAGTTCGGATGCGGTGACAGTTGTATTCATACTATATTCTCCGTGTGACAGCTAGCGATTAGGCGCTTTGGAGCGCCCCCGTTATTTAAAGTGGTTTCTGGACTCCACTGGTTTTTCCCTGAGCGTGCTGTAAATGTCGGCAGTCGGACGCCGCCTGTTGTCGAGATGTTTTTGCAGGAAGGACAACCGGCCGTTATCTCGTTGAACGTATAATTCATCTCTATGCCTTGGGCCGCCTGGTTTGGGCCGGCGGACCTGAGTGCGTCTTGTTGGATCAAGTATGGAAGTCCGGCAGCGTCTGCGACAGTCCATTGCAGAATCACTTCGGTATCAGTTCGGTATCAGAGCCGGACCCATCGCGGCGCGATTGGGGCAGCATGGTTTTTCACTCGTATCCTCGTCTCCAGAAAGGACGGTATGCCGGATAGCTCGCTGCAAGTTCCCAGGACGCCTGCGCGGCCATGAGCTACGCATCGCTTGCAGCTGCGCCGGGCGCCGCTTCCGCGGTTTCCGACGGCCGCATCGTGCTCAATGCCGGTTTGCTGAAAGGCATGCGCAAAGAACGCGGCATCAGCCAGGAAACGCTGGCCGAGTTGTGTTTTACCAAACAGCTGTGTGTCTCGATTGCCTCCATCAAGCGTGCCGAAACCGGAAAGCCGGTGCTCTACCGCACGGCGCGCCATCTGGCGACCATCTTTGAAGTCGACCTCGGTACGCTGGTCAGCAAGCCCGGCGAAACAGGGTTGGCAGCGGCGATGCCGTACCTGCCGCTTGCCTTTGCGGGGAGCGATGCTGCCTTGAGATCGAACCCGGCGTCCGATCCGACGCCGAAATATCCTCACGACGTTATCCGTTATGTGCTGGAGCTGCGCTTTGAATTGCGTGCCGCAGGCTCTGTGCAGGCAAGCGGATCCCTGGCCCTGCACGATGAACTGGCGCAGCTGGTGCGGCAGTTCGGCGGCGTCATCGATGCCGTCCACGATGGCCGGGACAATCCGGTGGTCGTGCATTTCGGTTTCCCGCATGCCTATCGCAGCGACAGCGAACGCTGCCTGCTGTGCGCGCTTGCCTTGAGCGGCGATTTTGTCCGCCCCGGCCACGCCATCTGGCTGCGGCTGGTGCGCTGGCCCGGAGAATCTGCCGAACCTGACCATGCTTTGACGAATCCGGCACATGCAGGGCACGCGAACGCCCCCATCTACGTCGCCCGCAACCTGGTGGTGCAACTGGCAGCGCGTTTTGATTTTGCGCCGGCCGGAAAGGAAGCTGGCGCCTACCACCGATGCCTGCGGGCGGGCGCGCAAGACGGCGTGCCCGAACACGGCCTGACCGGGCGCACCATAGAAATCCTTCAGTTCAAAGGTGTGGTCGAAGCGACCCAGGAATGCCAGAACGGCCACGTTGTGTACCTGCGCGGCATGGCGGGAGTTGGCAAGACGCGTCTGGTCACGGCGTTTTCCGGGATTGCCCGAGACTGCCAGTTTTCCTGTCATCAAGGTGAAGTGCAGGACTTCGGCATGGAAAGCTCGTATGCGCCGCTGCGCCAGCTGGTGCGCAGCCTGCTCGGCTTGCCCGCCGCCGCCGGCGCTGCCCAGGACGCCGCCTTGCATGCAGCGCTGGAACGCTGGAAGCTGCCGGCCGAAGCGAATATTTTCCTGCAAGTGCTGGCCAGCGGCTCGTGCAGCAGGCAGGAAATGGCGGTGTACGCCGCCATGAGCAATGAAGCCAGATTGCAGGGTTCCTTACGCGCCATGCAGTTGCTGCTGGTGCGGCTGGCATTGCAGCAGCCCCTGCTGATCTGCATCGAGGATTTGCACTGGGGCGATGTGCATCTGTTCGCTGCCCTGGGGCGTTTGCTGGCGCTAACAGATGATGCACC comes from Collimonas pratensis and encodes:
- a CDS encoding ParD-like family protein, giving the protein MGIVKISDLMHDNLRTASDALSRSINAQAEHWMRIGMLSELHPGLCHGDICQLMMRAKQAGDQSLAFFTQELAPPVTAAPKVARRVVR
- a CDS encoding aegerolysin family protein; its protein translation is MNTTVTASELSATDVKVTYERLQVQGTVSNFTAHPMILKSSDLSWGKWMQSPVDVASFSTGRFGSQGRDSSPSGTEGTATWQLGNAVITINFSCPLRGSNGQSISCEPKGAFKVSCTGTGGDVNACTFQINS
- the map gene encoding type I methionyl aminopeptidase; the protein is MSRAGQIKSAADIAKLRIAGALAADVLLMIAEHVKPGVTTDELDRLCHDYIVNVQKVIPANVGYHGFPKTVCISVNDVICHGIPSEQEVLKDGDIVNIDVAVIADGWFGDTSRMYFVGEPSALARRLVNTTYEAMCAGIRQVRPGATLGDVGHAIQSVAQREKFSIVREYCGHGIGQIYHEDLQVLHYGNPGEGLRLKPGMVFTIEPMLNAGKRETQELDDGWTVVTRDHSLSAQWEHMVAVTDNGFEVLTPWPDGTGAYPAIA
- a CDS encoding DoxX family protein, with protein sequence MQTSPALYRVGRILLASLFVISGTLKIVDFSGVAGYMERIGVPFATLAVLAAILFELGGGLAILSGWRVRPVAVAVAVFTAIATLTAHRFWQADPAAMQNQLNHFLKNIAIIGALLMMAARDDAAAAKK
- a CDS encoding LysR substrate-binding domain-containing protein, producing the protein MSKLTIDLNDLYFFVQVADHGGFTAAADALDIPKSRLSRRIAELEKLLGVRLLHRTSRRIALTDVGAEFYQRCVAMIAEAQAAEDVVLRTLVEPVGTIRVSAPDGMVDLVLSDLLPRFMAKFPKVQVMTQITNRNVDLIEERIDVALRINSLPLESSSLVQANLCATPWGLFASPSFMAHAGQLSSPAELATLDALVFGMEDDAPAWRLQNQAGAQQIVKLKARMRSDNIRLLKKAALAHMGVTALPCHICSEELAQGSLQRVLPDWRPPAGQVRLVFPTRRGVVPAVRAYIEFLKTELPARIALLSGSD
- a CDS encoding DUF4148 domain-containing protein, with amino-acid sequence MNISKILITAALAAAAGSALAEAAYPPEAPFVSSKTRAQVIAELEQARADGSMNYAASAYPVLLPVASTTTRAEVKAELKSDVPVANRELDELHDYVGH
- a CDS encoding MFS transporter gives rise to the protein MNPISTSPPTQPVKQFSRYQKFVVGMLAFLQFAVILDFMLMSPLGALIMPALAIEPKQFGLVVSAYAFSAGISGLLTAGFADRFDRKKLLLFFYTGFIIGTLWCGLAQSFEMLLLARIVTGLFGGVIGSVVLAISTDLFPPQMRGRVMGLIQTAFAASQVLGIPIGLYLSNRWNWHVPFLAMAGLGVFGGLFVAWRMQPVNAHLGLPQEHSPWMHLFHTLTERRYLMAFATTSLLTTGGFMLMPFGSAYAVNNLGISLHDLPTVYLVTGLCTIFMGPLIGKAADAFGKFRVFMLGTALSITMVLIYTHLGPTSLVGLIVVNAILFVGIFSRMIPYQALVSSVPSATQRGSFSAISASIQQLSGGVASVVAGHIVTLGADGKLQHFDVLGYVLVGTSLAALLLLWRLQRSLGNVATPLPAAAP
- a CDS encoding prolyl oligopeptidase family serine peptidase yields the protein MAIKSPLTCLWVTLLAAGVTSAAMAAPAAPTSTPAASSAAGYSQPPKNILDVMRAPSPPMPVLSPTHDRMLLVSWQDYPSISRVAAPFLRLAGVRVEPKNHSKHDTPGGYGITPCASSFELVHVPDGAQTRIALPADACPGRPLWSADGKRFAFENITADSVDLWVGDASSGAIRRVPGAHLNPMLEDQLQWMPDQKTLLVKLVPARMGPPPPEPVIPAGPSIQESDGGKGQSSTYENRDTLGNQHDEDLFDYYAAAQLALVDAGSLAVTPVGAVGRYETVEAAPDGRHVLVSAIRKPYSYVTTFDRFPHQVEVWDLAKRPSIAVHQIASLPLADRVPIGGVALGPRDFTWRSTDPATLIWAEALDGGDWKVKVPARDKLMLSKAPFDAAPLEFTRTEQRYVGISWTEHPDLALLTDYDFNRHWRRSFLINVDDAQQKPRLLWDLSTDEKYANPGSPVRRLLPNGAAVLRQDGDAIFLSGAGASPQGDRPFLDKLDLKTLKSERLFRSDKSSYEQFLGFAGEGAQNFLTWRQSVMDPPNAFLRTVGAPLDAAAGEAAVASSSAAITHIPDPTPVVRQIKKRLVKYKRADGLDLSFTLYTPPGYQEGQRVPTILYAYPLDYADASKAGQTTGSQETFTRLRQYRLLLLAGYAIIDNAAFPIVGDPKKAYDTYMEQLVADAKAAVDEAVRLGVADPERIGVTGHSHGALMTANLLAHSDLFRAGVATSGSYNKTLTPFGFQSEQRSVWEAQDVYLKVSPFFYADKMKLPILIVHGADDANPGTTPLQASKLYEAIRGNGGTTRLVMLPHEPHWYAAKESNEQLVYEMLRWFDTYVKNAPPRTPAATAAP